A region of the Corallincola holothuriorum genome:
CAAGATTGAGATAAAGAATATCTCCAGCGACACATTCTACGTTGTTCGCTCCGGGGAATTGCTCAAAGTACTTGATCCGCTCGATAATATCTTCGAAGGGGTATTCATCTTGATAAGTCACATCTATTGGTGCGATGAATGAACCTTCTGGCCTCAACAGATGCTCCTTGAAGCCAATACACACCCCCTGTGTTCATCCGCATAGTGAGACCACATGAGTTGGTTTTTTTCGAGCTTTGCTAAATGAACAGATACCAGTTTTGGCAAGTTGCTCTTCGATTATTCGTTTATATATTTCGCGTTGCTGCGAAGGGAATGGATAGTGTTCCCAAACTGCATTTAACACTTCATTGAATGATGCTTCTCCCTCAAACGGGTCGTTCAGTGAAGCTGGATTAGCAAACCATAGCTCACGATTAAGTAGTAATTCTAAGCATCCTTTGTCGAGCTTACGGTATTTAAAAAGAATTTCAGGAGATAGCATAAGCCCTCAGGTGAATATAACGCTAATTTGAAAGCATCTGCTTGCTATCCCTGCAACGAGTATTTTCGTCAGCTGCCAGCACGCTCGGTAACTTATTGTCTAATCTCAACAATTTTTCTCTGTTTGGCAATAGTTGATCTCTCAATATTATGTGCGGTTGAGCTATGTTCCTCGATTAGTGAGGTGTGAATGACTCGCACTATGGTTTAGGGGATTGGCAGTTGCGGGTGTAATGGTGTCAGAGCAAGCGGACTTGCTCTGACTTCTATTGATTCAATTGGTTTAGCTATGTCCCCGGCTTTTTAGCCGGGGCGACCGTCGGCTCTGGGAGTACTGAGGATCTTGCTGTAATGCAACATAAACAGGCCATAGCCGATGATCCAGCCCAGTGCGCTTAGGCTCCAACCCCATATTAACCATTGTGGCATCAGTGCGGGTAAAACGCTGCGGATCAACGCCGCCAGTAATAGCGCAGCAAAGGCAATCGACATCTGCGGGTGGGCTTTAAGTGGACGCCCTGTGTGGCCTAAGGAAACCCGCGCCAGCATGGCCAGTATCAAGCCGCCCATACCGCCAACAGTCAGGGCATGGATTGCTGGGCTCATGCTATAAACCCAACCAAGGTGAAACCCTAGTGCCAATAATGCGCCGATTGGAATAAACAGGTAGCTCAGATGCAGAGACCAAAGTAGCGGGTTACTTAAGGTGGCCTGTGGACGCCAGCGCGCCATACGTAGTAATTGGCTGATGGCGATGGTTGCCCAGAGCACGATGCTGATCTCTTTGGGAACCTGCCAGCCAATAGAGACAAGCAAGGTGATGATCACGGCGAGTAAGCTAATTGCTCCGACGGCTTCAAGCCACACAAGCGGTTGCGGCTTATCAAATCCGCAGGCGCGGGAAGTAAAAAACGGAATAACGCGGCCACCCACAACAAAGATAACCAAGCTAATCAGCAGTACCGCGATGGTCGAGCCCAACTGCATCCCTGCCGGAAAAGCGCCAATTACCGCGCTGTGCATTAGCGCGTTGGCGAGGGTTAGCCCGAGCAACAGTGGGGTAAAAACTAAG
Encoded here:
- a CDS encoding NnrS family protein is translated as MMQITDASTESKLTPLLRLAFRPFFLFGSLFSLAAIALWVGSLNGWFSFTPYGSSLWWHTHEMLFGFVCAIIAGFLLTAVQTWTGLRGLRGTPLLLLVLLWLAGRIALLLELGQLQWLAAVIDLLFLPCVALLMANYVVRVKQWRNLVFTPLLLGLTLANALMHSAVIGAFPAGMQLGSTIAVLLISLVIFVVGGRVIPFFTSRACGFDKPQPLVWLEAVGAISLLAVIITLLVSIGWQVPKEISIVLWATIAISQLLRMARWRPQATLSNPLLWSLHLSYLFIPIGALLALGFHLGWVYSMSPAIHALTVGGMGGLILAMLARVSLGHTGRPLKAHPQMSIAFAALLLAALIRSVLPALMPQWLIWGWSLSALGWIIGYGLFMLHYSKILSTPRADGRPG